One segment of Paenibacillus sp. FSL R7-0337 DNA contains the following:
- the prli42 gene encoding stressosome-associated protein Prli42: protein MQRQKWFRIIIYIMLFAMIASTVLFVIEPFLAG from the coding sequence ATGCAACGACAAAAATGGTTTCGCATAATTATCTACATCATGCTGTTCGCTATGATCGCCTCTACGGTGCTGTTCGTCATCGAGCCGTTTTTGGCCGGTTAA
- a CDS encoding endonuclease Q family protein, whose product MALAAELSSVYCDLHVHIGRTSEGQAVKISGSRDLTFAGIAREAAERKGIGLIGIIDSHSPGVLRDIHTSLDSGEMTIAAGGGIAYRGTTILLGTEIEIREPGRRECHVLAFMPDLGTMEDFSTWMSAHMRNVNLSSQRLYAPSRVLQDEITGRGGLLIPAHIFTPHKGLYGCAAERMAELFDLDRIAAVELGLSADSEMAGYISELDRYSFLTNSDAHSLGKIGREYNVIEMREPSFRELKLALQRSEGRGVSANFGLNPRLGKYHRTYCGGCGSIIDEAYSTSERCPYCGSPKLVQGVLDRILHIADRSLPQVPDYRPPYHYQVPLEFIPGLGKRKLNLLLEAFGTEMNILHRAAEAELAAVAGAELAGLIVLARSGQLVLSSGGGGTYGKVVKS is encoded by the coding sequence ATGGCACTAGCGGCGGAGCTCAGCAGTGTCTACTGTGATCTGCATGTGCATATCGGACGGACTTCGGAGGGCCAGGCGGTCAAAATCAGCGGCAGCCGTGATCTGACCTTTGCCGGGATTGCCAGGGAGGCAGCGGAGCGCAAGGGGATTGGCCTGATTGGCATTATCGACAGCCACTCTCCGGGTGTGCTGCGGGATATTCATACTTCGCTGGATTCCGGTGAGATGACGATAGCCGCAGGCGGCGGAATTGCTTACCGGGGGACGACGATCCTGCTGGGAACCGAGATTGAGATCCGCGAGCCCGGGCGGCGGGAGTGCCATGTCCTGGCTTTCATGCCGGACCTCGGGACGATGGAGGATTTCAGCACCTGGATGAGCGCCCATATGCGTAATGTGAATCTCAGCTCCCAGCGTCTGTACGCCCCTTCCAGGGTGCTGCAGGACGAGATTACCGGGCGGGGCGGGCTGCTGATCCCGGCCCATATTTTCACGCCCCACAAGGGGCTCTATGGCTGTGCGGCCGAGCGGATGGCTGAGTTATTCGATCTGGACCGCATCGCAGCGGTGGAGCTTGGCCTTAGTGCGGATTCAGAGATGGCAGGGTATATCTCCGAGCTTGACCGTTACAGCTTCCTGACCAATTCCGATGCCCATTCCCTCGGCAAAATCGGCCGCGAGTATAATGTCATCGAGATGCGGGAGCCCTCCTTCCGAGAGCTGAAGCTGGCGCTCCAGCGCTCGGAAGGACGCGGGGTCAGCGCCAACTTCGGGCTGAATCCCCGGCTGGGCAAATATCACAGGACCTACTGCGGCGGCTGCGGCAGCATCATCGATGAAGCCTACAGCACCTCGGAGCGCTGCCCGTATTGCGGTAGTCCGAAGCTGGTCCAGGGTGTGCTGGACCGTATTCTGCACATTGCCGACCGTTCGCTGCCGCAGGTTCCGGATTACCGGCCTCCGTACCATTACCAGGTACCGCTGGAGTTCATTCCCGGCCTGGGCAAGCGTAAGCTGAACCTGCTGCTGGAGGCTTTTGGCACAGAGATGAACATTCTGCACCGGGCTGCGGAAGCCGAGCTTGCCGCTGTAGCGGGAGCTGAGCTGGCGGGGCTGATCGTGCTGGCCCGCAGCGGGCAGCTCGTCCTCTCCTCGGGAGGCGGCGGGACCTACGGCAAGGTGGTCAAGAGCTAA
- the lipB gene encoding lipoyl(octanoyl) transferase LipB: MENLNLRKLTVTILPVMEYGAAWELQKEAVHAIDAGSASEQLILLQHPPTYTIGSQNHPEHLLLSGEQLRQQGIALFEIDRGGDITYHGPGQLVGYPLLKLGENGKVDLHGYLRRLESVIIAYLEAYGITGTRKQGYTGVWVGDEKICAIGVKFNKCKFRRGFVTSHGFAFNVSAGIGQSGFTGIIPCGIAEYGVTSLEECTGRAFDIGTVAEELVPYFLEQFPYNQTAPGEPGRSYLSAKRD; the protein is encoded by the coding sequence ATGGAGAACCTGAACCTAAGGAAACTTACAGTTACCATTCTTCCAGTGATGGAGTACGGGGCGGCCTGGGAGCTGCAAAAGGAAGCGGTGCATGCGATTGATGCGGGCTCTGCTTCCGAGCAGCTGATTCTGCTGCAGCATCCGCCCACGTACACCATCGGTTCGCAGAATCATCCGGAGCATCTGCTCCTCAGCGGGGAACAACTCAGGCAGCAGGGCATTGCGCTGTTTGAGATTGACCGCGGGGGAGATATTACATATCACGGGCCCGGCCAGCTGGTCGGTTACCCGCTTTTGAAGCTGGGCGAGAACGGCAAGGTTGATCTGCACGGCTATCTGCGCAGGCTGGAGTCAGTGATTATTGCGTACCTGGAGGCCTATGGAATTACGGGAACCCGCAAGCAGGGGTATACCGGGGTGTGGGTCGGTGATGAGAAAATCTGTGCTATCGGCGTCAAGTTTAACAAGTGTAAATTCCGCCGGGGTTTTGTCACCAGTCATGGCTTCGCCTTCAACGTATCGGCCGGGATCGGGCAAAGCGGCTTCACGGGCATTATCCCTTGCGGTATTGCGGAATACGGAGTGACCTCGCTTGAGGAATGCACGGGGCGCGCTTTTGACATCGGGACGGTTGCTGAAGAGCTGGTGCCTTATTTCCTGGAGCAGTTTCCGTATAACCAAACAGCGCCCGGGGAACCCGGACGCAGTTACTTAAGTGCTAAGCGTGATTAA
- a CDS encoding alpha-ketoacid dehydrogenase subunit beta, whose protein sequence is MAMMEYIDAIRLAMKEEMERDESVFVLGEDVGVKGGVFTTTKGLQEQFGAERVLDTPLAESAIAGVAIGAAMYGMKPIAEMQYSDFMLPATNQIISEAAKIRYRSNNDWNCPVVIRAPIGGGIFGGLYHSQCPESIFFGTPGLKIVAPYSAADAKGLLKAAVRDPDPVLFFENKKCYKLIKGDVPEGDYTVPIGEANLLREGSDITVIGYSLPLHFAMQAAEELEKEHGVTAHILDLRTLQPLDREAIIAAVRQTGKVLIIHEDNKTGGIGAEVAAIIAEHCLFDLDAPIFRLCGPDVPAMPISPPMEKFFLLSKDKVKAEMLRLAQY, encoded by the coding sequence ATGGCGATGATGGAATATATCGATGCAATCCGGCTGGCGATGAAGGAAGAGATGGAACGTGACGAGTCGGTGTTCGTGCTGGGTGAGGATGTCGGCGTGAAGGGCGGCGTCTTCACAACAACCAAAGGCTTGCAGGAGCAGTTCGGCGCAGAACGGGTGCTGGACACGCCGCTTGCGGAATCTGCCATTGCAGGGGTGGCTATCGGTGCTGCGATGTACGGCATGAAGCCGATTGCCGAGATGCAGTACTCTGATTTCATGCTGCCCGCAACGAACCAGATTATCAGCGAAGCAGCCAAAATCCGCTACCGTTCCAACAACGACTGGAACTGTCCGGTCGTCATCCGTGCGCCGATCGGCGGCGGCATCTTCGGCGGGTTGTACCACTCGCAGTGTCCGGAGTCGATCTTCTTCGGCACGCCGGGGCTTAAGATTGTGGCGCCTTATTCGGCAGCAGATGCCAAGGGCCTGCTCAAGGCCGCTGTCCGTGATCCTGATCCGGTGCTGTTCTTCGAGAACAAGAAATGCTACAAGCTGATCAAGGGCGATGTGCCGGAAGGCGACTACACGGTGCCGATTGGTGAAGCGAATCTGCTGCGTGAAGGCAGTGATATTACGGTGATCGGGTATAGCTTGCCGCTGCATTTTGCGATGCAGGCAGCGGAGGAGCTGGAGAAGGAGCACGGCGTCACTGCACATATCCTGGATCTGCGTACACTCCAGCCGCTGGACCGTGAGGCGATTATTGCCGCTGTCCGGCAGACCGGCAAGGTGCTGATTATCCATGAGGATAACAAAACCGGAGGCATCGGTGCTGAAGTGGCGGCGATCATTGCCGAGCATTGTCTGTTCGACCTCGATGCCCCAATCTTCCGCCTGTGCGGACCCGATGTACCGGCGATGCCGATCTCGCCGCCGATGGAGAAATTCTTCCTGCTCAGCAAGGACAAGGTTAAGGCTGAAATGCTGCGTCTGGCGCAGTATTAA
- a CDS encoding thiamine pyrophosphate-dependent dehydrogenase E1 component subunit alpha: MESQGTVDTVNRHKQLGLTDGQVIDMYRFMQLGRKYDERSLLLQRAGKINFHVSGIGQEAAQVAAAFALDRENDYFLPYYRDYAFVLSVGMTTRELMLSVFAKAEDPNSGGRQMPGHFGSKRLRIVTGSSPVTTQVPHAAGFALAAKMQKKKFVSFVTFGEGSSNQGDFHEACNFAGVNKLPMIIFCQNNQYAISIPAHKQLGGKVSDRALGYGFPGIRVDGNDPLEVYRVVKEARDRALAGEGPTLIEAMMYRLSPHSTSDNDLAYRTQEEVDENWKKDGIAAFRTYLTGLGLWSDEQERDLAAEYNLELKEAITYAENAPFPKPEDTLLHVYDESGLKGGA; the protein is encoded by the coding sequence ATGGAATCCCAAGGTACTGTAGACACGGTTAACAGACATAAGCAGCTTGGACTCACAGACGGCCAGGTTATCGATATGTACAGATTCATGCAGCTCGGACGGAAATATGATGAGCGCAGTCTGCTGTTGCAGCGCGCGGGCAAGATCAATTTCCATGTATCCGGCATCGGGCAGGAGGCGGCACAGGTCGCGGCGGCATTTGCACTGGACCGGGAGAATGACTATTTCCTGCCCTACTACCGGGATTATGCGTTTGTCCTCTCTGTTGGAATGACCACGCGCGAGCTGATGCTGTCCGTCTTCGCCAAGGCGGAAGATCCGAACAGCGGCGGCCGGCAGATGCCGGGCCACTTCGGCAGTAAGCGCCTGCGGATTGTAACGGGCTCTAGCCCGGTCACGACCCAGGTTCCGCATGCAGCAGGCTTCGCGCTGGCGGCGAAGATGCAGAAGAAGAAGTTCGTCTCCTTCGTCACCTTCGGGGAAGGCTCCAGCAATCAGGGGGATTTCCATGAAGCGTGTAACTTTGCCGGTGTAAATAAGCTGCCGATGATTATTTTTTGCCAGAACAATCAGTATGCGATCTCGATTCCGGCCCATAAGCAGCTTGGCGGTAAGGTCAGCGACCGTGCGCTTGGCTACGGCTTCCCCGGCATCCGGGTGGACGGCAATGATCCGCTGGAGGTCTACCGCGTGGTCAAGGAGGCCCGGGACCGTGCGCTTGCCGGTGAGGGCCCGACCTTGATTGAAGCGATGATGTACCGCCTGTCGCCGCATTCCACCTCGGATAACGATCTGGCCTACCGGACCCAGGAGGAAGTCGATGAGAACTGGAAAAAAGACGGCATCGCCGCGTTCCGCACCTATCTGACCGGACTCGGTCTATGGAGTGACGAGCAGGAGCGTGATCTGGCTGCCGAATATAATCTTGAACTGAAAGAAGCTATAACCTACGCGGAGAATGCGCCGTTCCCGAAACCGGAAGATACGCTGCTGCATGTCTACGATGAATCCGGCCTGAAGGGGGGCGCTTAA
- a CDS encoding M20/M25/M40 family metallo-hydrolase: MISEDRLIHEFMELVQIDSETRNERQIADVLKEKFSSLGLTALEDDSQERTGHGAGNLFVTWPADSGVSAPKLLFTCHMDTVVPGQKIKPTLGEDGWIRSDGSTILGADDKAGLAALFEAIRVIQEQKLPHGQIQFVITAGEESGLMGARAMDPASLDADMGFALDSNGEVGAIATAAPGVARISMQIFGKSAHAGVNPEDGISAIQVASKAISAMKLGRIDNETTANIGKFAGGGPTNVVCDHVQLDAEARSIVQEKVDLQVASMREALETTAREHGAQSEFRSETIYPAFSFGAGDPVVQLAARAVTAQGLTPRLFASGGGSDANVFNGLNVPVVNLAVGYEDIHTTKERIKAADIVKVASLVVAIVAESQKG, from the coding sequence ATGATATCAGAAGACCGATTGATCCATGAGTTCATGGAGCTTGTCCAGATTGACAGTGAGACCCGGAATGAACGGCAGATTGCCGATGTGCTTAAGGAGAAGTTCAGCAGCCTGGGGCTGACTGCGCTGGAAGACGATTCGCAGGAGAGAACGGGACACGGAGCCGGCAATCTGTTCGTGACCTGGCCTGCGGACAGCGGAGTGAGCGCGCCGAAGCTGCTGTTCACCTGTCATATGGATACTGTAGTGCCCGGCCAGAAGATCAAGCCAACCCTTGGGGAAGACGGCTGGATTCGAAGCGATGGCAGCACGATTCTTGGGGCGGATGACAAAGCAGGACTGGCTGCCCTGTTCGAAGCGATCCGGGTGATTCAGGAGCAGAAGCTGCCGCACGGCCAGATTCAGTTCGTCATTACGGCAGGCGAAGAGTCGGGGCTGATGGGCGCACGTGCCATGGACCCGGCATCTCTGGATGCTGACATGGGCTTCGCGCTGGATTCCAACGGAGAAGTGGGAGCTATTGCTACCGCCGCACCAGGCGTGGCCCGGATCTCGATGCAGATCTTCGGGAAATCCGCCCATGCAGGCGTAAACCCGGAGGACGGCATCAGCGCCATCCAGGTAGCGAGCAAAGCTATTTCGGCCATGAAGCTGGGACGGATCGACAACGAAACGACAGCGAATATCGGCAAGTTCGCCGGTGGCGGGCCGACGAATGTGGTCTGCGACCATGTGCAGCTGGATGCGGAGGCCCGCAGTATTGTGCAGGAGAAGGTTGACCTTCAGGTGGCCTCCATGCGGGAGGCACTGGAGACAACAGCCCGCGAACACGGGGCGCAGAGTGAATTCCGCAGCGAGACTATCTATCCGGCGTTCAGCTTTGGTGCGGGTGATCCGGTCGTTCAACTGGCGGCCCGTGCGGTCACTGCGCAGGGCCTGACACCCCGCCTGTTCGCTTCCGGCGGCGGCAGTGATGCCAATGTGTTCAACGGCCTGAACGTTCCGGTTGTGAACCTGGCAGTTGGCTACGAGGATATCCATACCACGAAGGAGCGGATCAAGGCCGCAGACATCGTCAAGGTGGCCAGTCTGGTTGTAGCCATTGTGGCCGAGAGCCAGAAGGGCTAA
- a CDS encoding NUDIX hydrolase: MKKDEINRNPALDEETLSTKPIFAGHIISLQVDTVRLPDGNTATREVVKHPGAVAVLALNQGKMLVVEQYRQPMHRTEVEIPAGKLDPGEDPLAAAGRELQEETGFHSGGLKLLKSFYTSPGFADEIIHLYVTEDAQPGEMALDEDEFLEVSELTLEEAYQYIADGRIADAKTMMAVYAWHLYTLTGQWH, encoded by the coding sequence ATGAAAAAAGATGAAATAAACCGCAACCCCGCATTGGATGAAGAAACATTGTCGACGAAGCCGATTTTTGCAGGCCACATTATTTCGCTTCAGGTGGATACTGTGAGACTGCCTGACGGCAACACTGCAACCCGTGAGGTTGTGAAGCACCCTGGAGCTGTAGCTGTGCTCGCTTTGAATCAAGGTAAAATGCTGGTCGTGGAGCAGTACCGTCAGCCGATGCACCGTACCGAGGTGGAGATTCCGGCAGGGAAGCTGGACCCGGGCGAAGATCCGCTGGCGGCTGCGGGCCGTGAGCTTCAGGAGGAGACCGGCTTTCATAGCGGGGGGCTGAAGCTGCTGAAGTCGTTCTATACCTCTCCCGGCTTCGCCGACGAGATCATTCACCTCTATGTGACCGAGGATGCCCAGCCGGGCGAGATGGCGCTGGATGAGGATGAGTTCCTGGAGGTTTCCGAGCTGACGCTGGAGGAAGCCTACCAGTACATTGCGGACGGACGTATTGCCGATGCCAAGACGATGATGGCGGTCTATGCCTGGCATCTGTATACGCTGACAGGCCAATGGCACTAG
- a CDS encoding dihydrolipoamide acetyltransferase family protein, which translates to MSDNTTLTDVIMPQLAESLVSATIGKWLKQPGDSIEQYEPICELITDKVNAELPATVDGTLVELLAEEGQTVSVGEIIARIAVAGSAAPAAAAPSPAASGDAPAPAAAPAAASGTAPQAAHAAARPPVPAAAYDAAAPMRSRYSPAVQSLAAEHGINLAAVPGTGLGGRITRKDVLTFLTSGAAAVQPPAPAVAPAAAPVPDTAPAAAVPAAQQPVLQPVPDALQPVRNSGLHLSESPKIPTIEIEGGRGSSSEYLIDVTPIRNTIATRMRQSVSEIPHAWTMIEVDVTNLVVLRNKLKDEFKRKEGINLTYLAFLMKAVVSAIKDYPIMNSVWAVDKIIVKRDINISLAVGTEDSVMTPVIKKADQKNVAGLAREIDELALKTRERKLRLDDTQGGTFTVNNTGSFGSILSYPIINYPQAAILTFESIVKRPVVINDMIAVRSMANICLSLDHRILDGVISGRFLQRVKDNVEGYTPETKLY; encoded by the coding sequence ATGTCTGACAATACAACGCTGACGGATGTAATTATGCCGCAGCTGGCTGAATCGCTGGTATCGGCGACCATCGGGAAATGGCTGAAGCAGCCGGGCGATTCAATAGAGCAATATGAGCCGATCTGCGAGCTGATCACGGATAAGGTGAACGCGGAGCTGCCTGCAACGGTAGACGGCACGCTGGTCGAGCTGCTGGCCGAAGAGGGCCAGACGGTCAGCGTCGGCGAGATCATCGCCCGCATCGCTGTGGCTGGCTCCGCCGCGCCAGCTGCTGCGGCCCCGTCACCGGCAGCTTCCGGTGACGCCCCAGCCCCTGCCGCTGCCCCGGCTGCGGCATCCGGCACCGCCCCGCAGGCGGCTCACGCCGCCGCGCGGCCGCCTGTGCCCGCTGCGGCTTATGACGCCGCAGCGCCAATGCGCTCCCGTTACTCTCCGGCTGTGCAGTCGCTGGCCGCCGAGCACGGCATCAACCTGGCGGCCGTGCCTGGCACCGGCCTGGGCGGACGTATCACACGCAAGGATGTGCTCACTTTCCTTACGAGCGGCGCCGCAGCCGTTCAGCCGCCGGCACCCGCTGTAGCCCCTGCCGCAGCGCCGGTGCCTGACACGGCCCCTGCTGCCGCTGTACCCGCAGCGCAGCAGCCTGTGCTCCAGCCTGTGCCGGACGCACTTCAGCCGGTCCGTAACTCCGGCCTGCACCTTAGCGAATCGCCGAAGATTCCGACGATTGAGATCGAAGGCGGACGGGGCAGCAGCTCGGAATATCTGATCGACGTTACACCGATCCGTAATACGATCGCTACCAGAATGCGCCAGAGTGTCTCGGAGATCCCGCACGCCTGGACAATGATCGAGGTCGATGTGACCAATCTGGTGGTGCTGCGCAACAAGCTGAAGGATGAGTTCAAGCGCAAAGAGGGCATTAACCTGACCTATCTCGCTTTTCTGATGAAGGCTGTGGTCAGTGCGATCAAGGATTACCCGATCATGAACTCCGTCTGGGCCGTTGACAAAATCATCGTCAAACGCGACATCAACATCTCGCTGGCCGTAGGCACAGAGGATTCCGTCATGACGCCGGTCATCAAAAAAGCCGATCAGAAGAATGTCGCCGGGCTGGCCCGCGAGATCGACGAATTGGCTTTGAAGACACGGGAACGCAAACTGCGCTTGGACGATACGCAGGGCGGCACGTTCACGGTGAACAACACCGGCTCGTTTGGCTCGATTCTGTCTTATCCGATTATCAACTATCCGCAGGCGGCGATCCTGACCTTTGAATCCATTGTCAAAAGACCTGTCGTCATCAATGATATGATTGCCGTGCGTTCGATGGCGAATATCTGTCTGTCGCTGGATCACCGGATTCTGGACGGAGTCATCAGCGGACGGTTCCTGCAGCGCGTGAAGGATAATGTGGAAGGCTACACCCCGGAAACGAAGCTCTACTAA
- the spoIIM gene encoding stage II sporulation protein M: MRSLKLMVKEQTPLYIFVAVLFLVGVVFGALIVTALTLDQQQELGDYLSNFFVTVDQQGLPDAQDSYWSIAAFHLKWVGLIWVLGLSVIGLPGILILDFLKGVLIGFTVGTLVSQYSWHGMLFALVSVAPHNLVLIPVLLVCSAAALGFSLLMIRSRVLGQQRRTQITHPFMMYTLLSLGMALLVMGISGFEAYVTPVMMRWVTPLLVSAG; this comes from the coding sequence GTGCGCAGTTTAAAGCTGATGGTGAAGGAACAGACGCCTCTTTATATTTTTGTCGCGGTATTATTTCTGGTCGGAGTGGTATTCGGAGCGCTTATCGTCACTGCGCTTACGCTGGATCAGCAGCAGGAGCTGGGCGATTACTTAAGCAATTTCTTCGTGACAGTCGATCAGCAGGGTTTGCCTGACGCGCAGGATTCATACTGGAGCATCGCCGCTTTTCATCTGAAGTGGGTCGGCCTGATCTGGGTGCTTGGCTTGTCCGTGATCGGCCTCCCGGGCATTCTGATTCTGGATTTCCTCAAAGGTGTGCTGATCGGCTTCACCGTCGGCACGCTGGTCAGCCAATATTCCTGGCACGGCATGCTGTTCGCCCTGGTCTCCGTCGCTCCGCATAATCTGGTGCTGATTCCGGTGCTGCTAGTGTGCAGTGCGGCCGCGCTCGGATTCTCCCTGCTGATGATCCGCAGCCGTGTGCTGGGACAGCAGCGCCGCACGCAGATCACTCATCCGTTCATGATGTATACGCTGCTCTCCCTGGGGATGGCGCTGCTGGTGATGGGAATCTCGGGCTTCGAGGCTTACGTGACTCCGGTGATGATGCGCTGGGTGACGCCGCTGCTGGTGTCAGCCGGGTGA